One segment of Fructilactobacillus hinvesii DNA contains the following:
- the udk gene encoding uridine kinase, translating into MATKQAQPVIIGVTGGSSSGKTTVSRAILQRLLGHSISIIQQDSYYKDQAEMSMAERKKVNYDHPDAFDNDLLVNQLKQLLHYETIEKPVYDYTQFTRSEKTERQDPTDVIILEGILTLNDPRLRDLMDIKVFVDTDDDIRLIRRIQRDTEERGRSLDSIIQQYLGTVRPMYQQFVEPSKRYADIIIPRGGKNNVAIDLLATKITAILGTDDEGPVIAD; encoded by the coding sequence ATGGCAACTAAGCAAGCACAGCCCGTCATCATCGGTGTGACTGGGGGATCCAGTAGTGGAAAAACAACGGTTAGTCGCGCAATTTTGCAACGGTTATTGGGACACTCGATTTCCATTATCCAACAAGATTCGTATTACAAAGATCAGGCTGAAATGAGTATGGCTGAACGTAAAAAGGTTAATTATGATCATCCGGATGCCTTTGATAATGATCTATTGGTCAATCAGTTAAAGCAACTGTTGCACTACGAAACCATTGAGAAACCAGTCTATGATTACACGCAATTCACACGGAGTGAAAAAACAGAACGGCAGGATCCCACTGATGTAATTATTTTAGAGGGAATTCTCACGCTTAATGATCCCCGACTGCGTGATTTAATGGACATTAAGGTGTTTGTCGATACGGATGATGATATTCGTTTGATTAGACGAATTCAGCGAGATACTGAGGAGCGCGGGCGATCCTTGGATTCAATTATTCAGCAGTACTTAGGCACGGTTCGGCCCATGTATCAACAGTTTGTGGAGCCATCCAAGCGTTATGCTGACATTATTATTCCACGCGGCGGGAAAAATAACGTTGCCATTGATTTATTGGCTACTAAGATTACAGCAATTTTAGGAACTGACGACGAAGGCCCCGTGATTGCTGATTAA